The following coding sequences are from one Musa acuminata AAA Group cultivar baxijiao chromosome BXJ2-4, Cavendish_Baxijiao_AAA, whole genome shotgun sequence window:
- the LOC135609286 gene encoding NDR1/HIN1-like protein 6, producing the protein MEASKRPNANPPVAVKVNGGGNASGERPTSSPIKAQQHGLPHRSLAPPPRRRQRCCCCLSLTLLVGLVFLAAIAAGVFYVCYRPERPSFSVSSLRLAALNLSDADLLTSSLDLSVTARNRNQNLVFLYDDFTVSASSDGVAIGEGTIQGFAQGSDTATVLKATVSSTGRSLDPTEASRLRKTKLFPLEIGLYTEASIKIGGFKSKRIGVRASCDGIEAAVTEANATAAATTTGSARCKVKLRLDIWNWTI; encoded by the coding sequence ATGGAGGCGTCGAAACGACCGAACGCGAACCCTCCCGTAGCCGTCAAGGTCAATGGCGGTGGCAACGCCAGCGGGGAGCGTCCCACCTCCTCTCCCATTAAAGCACAGCAGCACGGCCTCCCCCACAGATCTCTGGCGCCACCGCCCCGACGCCGCCAAcgatgctgctgctgcctctcgctCACACTCTTAGTTGGCCTCGTCTTCCTGGCTGCCATCGCCGCCGGTGTCTTCTACGTCTGCTACCGCCCCGAGCGCCCGTCATTCTCCGTCTCCTCCCTTCGACTCGCCGCCCTCAACCTCTCCGACGCCGACCTCCTCACCTCGAGCCTCGACCTCTCCGTCACCGCCCGCAACCGCAACCAGAATCTTGTCTTCCTCTACGACGACTTCACCGTCTCCGCCTCCTCCGACGGCGTCGCGATAGGCGAGGGGACGATCCAAGGATTCGCACAGGGTTCCGACACTGCCACAGTGCTCAAAGCCACCGTCTCGAGCACGGGGCGGAGCCTGGACCCAACAGAAGCATCGCGGTTGAGGAAGACGAAGCTGTTCCCCTTGGAGATCGGTCTCTACACCGAGGCCAGTATTAAGATCGGAGGCTTCAAGTCGAAGCGCATCGGTGTCCGGGCTTCGTGCGACGGGATCGAAGCAGCGGTCACCGAAGCCAacgccaccgccgctgccacaACCACCGGGTCGGCGAGATGCAAAGTGAAGCTTCGTTTAGATATCTGGAACTGGACGATTTAG
- the LOC135609725 gene encoding SWR1-complex protein 4-like: MDAKDILGLPKNPFPATQEKKPRPQKETQRKPDGVHREVYALTGGMAPLMPTIEVSHLKKRQNTEKEKISWQWLPFTSSARTDNLHLYHWVRVVNGVPPTGDYSFAKYNKSVDVVKYTDEEYKKHLTDPMWSREETDQLFDLCERFDLRFIIIADRFPYPRTVEELKSRYYAVTRALLLARAPSPGDVSGNPIVKEPYNMTHEVERKRALSVVLSQTKQQEQRDAEILAEAKQIMESRMASKNAEDVELPVNQIGNEGSEATAHAESISLLNTNHLSSSTAAPPTAECTSTPASLRMLRVYLRTHALEQMVQAANSSAGLRTIKRVDQTLQDLGVHLKPKVPTKSVCAEHLELRKEILTLLNLQKQLQNREAEASVNRDNSYAETPSTPKRSFRGDVERSLVPDSAGFGGDRVGKRDHKRKAPGRFTDAPPSPPQSKRPRKLKSSDG; this comes from the exons ATGGATGCCAAGGACATCCTCGGACTCCCCAAGAACCCGTTCCCGGCGACCCAGGAGAAGAAACCCCGGCCTCAGAAGGAAACTCAGAGGAAGCCCGATGGCGTTCACCGGGAG GTTTACGCGCTTACAGGAGGAATGGCGCCGTTGATGCCCACGATCGAGGTTTCTCACCTGAAGAAACGACAGAATACGGAGAAGGAGAAG ATCTCATGGCAATGGCTTCCTTTTACATCTTCAGCTCGAACAGATAACTTACACCTTTATCATTGG GTAAGGGTTGTTAATGGCGTTCCACCAACTGGTGATTACTCATTCGCTAAGTACAACAAG TCTGTGGATGTTGTCAAGTATACAGATGAGGAATATAAGAAGCATTTGACTGATCCT ATGTGGAGCAGGGAAGAAACAGATCAGCTATTTGATTTGTGTGAACGGTTTGATCTCCGCTTCATCATAATAGCTGATAGGTTCCCCTACCCCAGGACCGTGGAGGAACTCAAGAGTCGCTACTATGCTG TGACCCGAGCACTATTACTTGCTAGAGCACCATCTCCTGGTGATGTTTCTGGAAATCCAATTGTTAAG GAACCTTACAATATGACACATGAGGTTGAGAGGAAACGTGCATTATCTGTTGTACTTTCTCAAACAAAACAGCAGGAACAAAGAGATGCAGAG ATCCTTGCTGAAGCTAAACAAATAATGGAGTCACGCATGGCTAGCAAA AACGCAGAAGATGTCGAATTGCCAGTTAACCAAATTGGTAATGAGGGTAGCGAGGCTACTGCTCATGCTGAATCCATATCATTGTTGAACACCAATCATCTGTCCTCTTCGACAGCTGCACCTCCAACAGCCGAGTGTACCTCAACTCCTGCTTCACTTCGAATG CTTCGTGTATATTTGAGAACACATGCACTTGAGCAAATGGTGCAAGCTGCAAACTCATCTGCTGGTTTGAGGACTATCAAAAGGGTTGATCAGACTCTCCAGGATCTTGGG gttcATCTGAAACCAAAGGTCCCAACTAAATCAGTTTGTGCAGAACACCTTGAGTTGCGAAAAGAAATACTTACACTTCTCAACCTGCAAAAACAG TTGCAAAATAGAGAGGCTGAAGCTTCAGTGAACCGAGACAATTCGTATGCTGAAACACCAAGCACTCCTAAG CGTTCTTTCCGGGGAGATGTTGAACGATCACTTGTCCCTGATTCTGCTGGGTTTGGAG GTGACAGAGTGGGGAAACGCGACCACAAGCGGAAG GCTCCTGGAAGATTCACTGATGCACCACCGTCACCACCACAATCTAAAAGGCCTAGGAAATTGAAGTCTTCCGATGGATGA